The Helianthus annuus cultivar XRQ/B chromosome 11, HanXRQr2.0-SUNRISE, whole genome shotgun sequence region AGACTAGGATTAGCCAATAGTGCCCACTGAAGAATATTTCCACAATTAAACCACTGAGTCATGGGTTATTTACAGTTATTCAAGCGCCTGCAAAAGACGCACACAGTGAGGGTTGGGTAATGCAGATTccatttaaaaaaatgttttgtcCAATTAGAATTCAGTTGTTTGAATTCATAAAAACTCGTATTAATATATGGAAAATCATTTCAAACATAAGTGTGTATCACAAAAgctaaattttaaaaaaaataatacctTAATTTTTACTACATTTTCGCACAAAACCGAGTTGAGCCAGATAATTGCTTTCAGCAAAATCATGTAATGTTCGTCGAGCTCGAGCACCCTCATGCACATACTCTTCCTTCAACAACTCTCCACATTCAGCAGTATCCTGCAATCAATACGCCATTGAAAATAAATGCACATAGCAGAGTATTAGCAACAAAACTTTACTTAAATTTCAACAACCCTGCCCCTCTATATGTATGGATTAAATGCAGAAAGTTATCATAAACTAAAAGAATTGTGGTTGGTACCTGCAAGAATTTCAACATCTGTTCTTCAATTGTACCATGCATAGCCAAAGTTTCTACATGGATAGGTCGTGTAGCACCCATCCTGTGAGCCCGACTGATCACCTGCTCTTCCATGCTGTAAAAATTCCAAAAGAATTACTAGAATGCTACTTCTTATAAGAGACACATTAACACTGCTTGAGCCAAAAAGCAAACATTTTTATTAACTTTGTACTGACTACTGATGCCTTGACTACCTGGGTGCAATTATAAAACTATACCATTAAAATAACAATCTACACTTTCTTAATTAAAATGTTTAATGAATTTTAATACAACGTGTTACATTGGCCCATTTCATATTTAGTTAAATCTTTAATGTGAACAGATTTTCATATAGGAGGAAAAAGTTTCCGTATGTTAAAACAAGGAGTTGCAACAATTTTGGGAAATTATATATTGCAAAATTAATACAATAAAATAGTAAGATTCTAAACAGAAACAGATACCTTTTATCCCAAATGGGCTCCATCAGAAAGACATGCGTCACAAAACTCAGATCAAGACCAAGCGCTGCACTTCCGTCCATCAGAAGAGCCAGACACTCATCATCATGCTGGAAGGTAGCCAGTGATTTCACCTACATACATGCAACTCACTTAAACTTTGTATTTAATATATAACTCCATTAAATAATGCATTAAATAACTAGATTATTACCTTGTTAACAGAATGCATTGGACTGTACATTCCCACGAATTTGATGCCAGCAACCATCAACTGAAGAATGATTTAAAAACATGATAaacatcacattgtttttcaagAATTTGAATTAAAAAAGTTTGTGCTCCATAGAAGTTAAGAATTACCTGCTGTTCAATAACATGTATATGCTCAAGAAACTGAGAAAATATTAGCACTTTCTCTAGAGATCTGTTGTTAGATCTAGCAGAAGCCTCGCTTCTCCTAACAGGAGACAGAAGTTCATCGATCTCTTTTGCATCGTTGTCCGCACTGATACGGTTCTCCGTTTTTTTATTAGCTTCCTGCAGATCTTTCAGCTTCTCCACTAGATATGAAACTTTACTGCTGGAGGTTGACTGCCAATCAGGATTCCAGTCGTCCTAGACGTACAGTTATAGTTACATAGTTCAGAACAGACGgtataaacaataataataacactaACAACGAAACTTGTAGATAATGGAAGCTTGCCTGTTTGTAGGAGGGCTGTAACTCGATCAGATCCTTCGGAACGGGCCACTTTGGATTGGGGTTTTCAGGACGGGCTAACGTTTCGGGACTTTGCATCTCGTATAAATTGTCACAGCCGGGGAATGTACACTTTTCACTATTTAAAGCCACACAATCCAGACACAATAGATGCCTACATGGTGTTATGACAGGTAAGCGACACCACTCGTCACATCTGTAGAGAACGGTCAATCACGATAAACATTATCAGGTTAACGCTTGATCAAAGTGGCATGATAACCATGAACTAGATGCAGGAAAATGAGGTCACGCAGATTGAGTAACGGGTCAATGGATTAGGGGTTTGCAAACACATTCTGTAATTCTGTTCCAactttttagagtaaaatgccatttttgtccctgaggtttggccacttttgcgactttcgtccaaaggtttttttttcgcatctggatccaaaaggtttgaaattttgccattttcatccgactcattaactccatccattttctctGTTAAATCAGGGGCTTTTCCgtctttttaggcatttttattaaaataataaacacTATAAGAAATAAAGATCCACCTCTGTTGGCTTTCTCCCCACCCAAACCGTTTAATCATcacaaaaatgtctaaaaagacaaaaatacccttgacttaacgttaaaaaatggatggagttaacgagtcggatgaaaatggcaagatattaaaccttttggatccagatgcggaaaaacaaacatttggatgaaagtcgcaaaagtagccaaacctcagggacgaaaatggcattttactccaaCTTTTTATATAAagaaacaaaataataataatattatctGATGATAAAAAAGTAATTTAATTATGATAATAATATATCTTTCTGAATAAAGAAAGTGGTGCAAGTGGTTGTATGCACTAAAAAAAACCCTTTGGGCATCCGTTGAACCCATTTCCATTATAACTTAATTGAGCCGTTAAAGACAAAAacataaaatgaaaaaaacgTACCTCATACAGTTTCCACCGAATAAAATGTTATATCTTATGAAAGAATATTCCTCGGAAGCAGGATCCAAACCATTTTCCACCAAGATATCCATTGTTTCCTGAATATCTTGTCCGGCTTCGGTTACTTTTATATGTCCAGCAACACAGCAAGATAGCCGCACGTTTCTGATCGTAGTGCTTCTGAACTTCCATTGCTTCGGATTCAGCAAACTCTCAACATGTGAAGGATCATTCCAGTCAGCCATTAGTATATTCCTCCGCACCGTAACCACTAACTCATTGTAACTTTTCGCATGCTCTTCGTTAAAGTTAATAAAAGTAACCTTTTTAATGCAGGGAGGAATCATTCGTAAGTCTTTTTTTCTAGCACTTATCATGCACCGACTGAGTAACTGTAATAATCGCGTTCGACCCTCTTCCATTTTCGCCTCAAATGGCCTAAGAATGCCGGATTCCCACGAACTTTGATCCAATCCATACGCTTCTTCACGGAGGAACTTAAGCATGGGTTGAAGATTCGAGAGTTGACTGTTTGGAGTATTTGGAGTCGGTGTTCCGGTCAACAACCAACGGTTAGAAGCGGTCAAAGAAACCGATAACTGTAACTTGTTAGTCAAATTCAAACTCGACCCAAGTGTATGCCCTTCATCGAACATAACTCTGAGCCAGTGAACTTGCATCAAAACACTTCGCTTTTTCGGGCTCCACTCGGCGCTTAAACGACTGAAAGTAGTAATAACCACATCATAATCCCATGCGATATTATGCACCAAAGGCTTCTTATGATCAGCCCATACATACACACGCAACTGACCGGATTTCACATGCCTTTGAATTTGATTCTTCCAATGGTCAACCAGATTCGCCGGAACTACAATTAACGTTGCCCGGGATAAATAGAATCTGACCGAATCAAGCGGCTCACAGAGAGCGATTTTGAGTGCAGCTACATCGAAAGCTAGGTTGACTAAATTTTTCGGATAGTGCCAACTTATTGTTTCCTTGTATAACTTTTTTACTAAACCGAACGCTTTAAAAATTTTATGAAAACCGCGAACTTCGCCAGTGGCTAGCACGCGAGTTCCGGTTAAAGGGTGGACTAATCCAGTTGTTTCCATTTTTAAAAGTTTATCTTGTGTTAGTTTAGCCAACCAAAATAACTCCTGTTCAGTATCCTTATCAATCGATGAATAGTGCTCTTTCAGAACACTAGCAAAAAACGAAACGTTTTCCTCTTTCCCTTGTTTAGTACCTTTGGTGTAAAATCCAGGCAAGTATGTTACCGAATGATGAGTGTCAAAAGGCTCTTCGGGAACCTTACAACTCTGGTAAGAAGGATCGGTGTTCATACTACAAAACCACGCAGCCGAAGAATCTGTGAATTGTGAATCCACTAGCTTCCGCCATTTTCGACAAGCATCACACTGAACCCACATTTCGTTAAGTTGAACGTAGTCTCCAGTTGCCTTTTTATGTCTCTTTTGTAATTTTCTTGATAGTACAAATGATGGTGAATCATCATTGTTATCATCATCATATTCATTCAGAAGATTTCTCTTAACCGTCCAGCTTCGGGTGCACTGAACCGTACTAGATTCAGCTGTGAAACACAGTGTCGGTTCCTTCTCGGAAGAATTCAACTTCGATTCCTCCATACATCTAAGCCCTCTTCGACCAGTACGACCCGATGAGGTCTTTTTAGCGGTGAGCACACTACCACAGCTGACGCTATCACCGCCAAGCTCATAATAGCCACATTTCTGGTCATCTTTTTGCTTACACCAGATTATTTCTACCCCTTCTGGCGGGTCCGCAAGAGTTCCTAAAGTTTTCAAAATCAGCGACAATGCGGTAATAGTCTTACCTAGCCCGGGTTCGTCACAAAACATACCCCCGCGAAAGTCTCGAATCGTAGGAACGGTGCCGATTAGGATTTGTCCGGAAACGATGTTTATACTGAAATTAAATCCGTCTTTGGTTTCGAATTTCATGTACATCGGATTTGAAAAAGTTTCCGGGTCTCGCTCTCGTTTTAACATCCACTCGACTGCTGACTGTTGATGGGGATAAAGTTTAAGCTTCATAGACGGCATTATCGTTGATGCTAATAGTCTTAGATGCCTACAAGTAGAGGAAACCCTAAGAAGTTCAAGAGGGTCAAGTGCGGTTAAAATATTAATCAGAACATCATCTGGAAAAAGCCAAAAACCAGTTGTGGAACCGTCATCTGCGGGATTTACGCTGGAATGGACGAGATTTCCTTGCGTTGACACGCTAGGTAGACTGCTAAAGATCTCGTGAAGTTCGAAGAGTTTTTTCCGACTTGCATCGGGTGCATTACAATGCTGGTTGCATCCAAGAACATGGCAATCTGAAATATTCCATATACGATCAATATCGAGATCAGATTTGTCAAAATTCAACATCCTGTCCCTCGCTTGCCAATCACAACTGCAAAGGAACTCACACTAGGTTAGCATTCATCATACACAAATTTCAAATTTTAAGTTTCAAACTCAAGTGGCTTTTCGTTTTTCATAAATACacaaatttcaaatttttaagTTTCAAACTCAAGTGGCTTTTCGTTTTTCATGAAGGTAAGATGTCATTTAGTGTCTCTCTGTACTCAAGAAGATGTCATTTACTTTATGTCAGGGTCCTTTTAGTAAAATTAACAACTGACATTTTTGATCGAGTAGAAATTAGCAACACATTTTAACTTCAAATATATCACTTATTCCATATTTCCGTTCTTGTCAGAACTAAATAAGAAAGAAACTAATGCTCTTATGTTTCTTAAAATTTCACCAAAATTAGCAATTACTCTTCTTATTCTCAGTGAGATACTTGAGGTGTTGATGTATGCTTTGATTTCATCCTCTATGTTTTCATGATTTTAACCACTTACCAGAGATAATATAATTACATAGTTGCCCCTGCTTAGCAACCTAGGATTATGTGTACCGGTGACTACGTATGTATTATGTGTACCGGTGACTACTTACGTATGCGAGACAAAAACCACATTAAACTTGTTGTAATTTGGTTCATTTGCTACAATGCTGTGTGTAACCGACTAACGCCCACCGGCATACCTAAGGGTGTTTCCGGGGGCAGATCATGCCGATGAAGGAGGAGATTTGGTGGGCCCCAATGTAATCAACCAATCAAATCCTCCCatttctttttaatttatttctttaaatattattttaatggGTTGCGTGTAGTGAAAACTTGCGAAACCATTTCACATTAAAGGTGAAAAAAAGTGATTGAGAGCTCATGTCTATGTCGCAGTGAAAACAGATTAAACCAGTACACAGCCTAAGCTTTCACAAACTAACTAGTAACTACTCATTTTCACTAAATCCAATAGCTGGTTTACCCTCTATGGTACATTCTCCACCAAAATCAACATTATATAAGCACTTAAAAGTAACAAATAACGTCACCAGAACTCACATAACCACACGAAACCACAGTCCTAGGGCAAATCAATCAATGTAGTAAACTAATGCAGCATCAGATAACCAACATTATCGAAACTACTAACCTCAAATGACGAAACAGAGCTGCAGCAGTCGACTTCGACCGCGGAAACTGCCATCCGGACCACACCGCAATCGGCAAATACACatcaaccaccaccacagccctAACCTCACCTCCACCATCTCGTTTTAAAACTCTCACCACTCTAGAAACCACCTCCACACACTTGCTATTCACCAACGCCTGAATCTGATGCACCACACTCACACTCCCCTGCACTAACCCTAACTTCCTCAACTTCTTCTCCGATCTCTGAACTTTTCGCTGCTGCTTACTCGTACCTTCACCGTCCGAATTTATCAACGACAGAACGACGCCGTTCGACGTTACAAAACCTAATTCCGATCCAACTCGTGAACTATCGATGCTTAGGGTTTGTGTAATCGCATTGTGGACGATCTGATTACGATTATCAGAAGGTGAAATTGAAAGAACAATGCATACATAACCGCAGAGCTTGTGATCCGGAATGTTGTGATCGTCCATTAATGGAAAATGATAATTGGGGGTTTTTCGGAATTGAAGGGTGTGAAGGCTAATTCATGATTTGGAGAATCGAATTTGTTATTGGATTGAGGTTCCTGTGGGTGGGTTTTTGTTACGAAGGCTATTTGGGAATTTGGGTTATAATATCGGGGATGTATGATATGATATATATGGACGGTTGGTTATTGTTTGTAAAAGTACAGAAACGGTCCTTGTGGTTAGacttttttgttaaatatggtaCCTACTATTTTTTTCTCACTTTTTTTAGTCCATGCTATATTGGGTAGTATCCTTTTAGATGAAActtattaggtaacttttatatttGCATCGAGATTTTTGCTGTTTATATCATTGATGcgaatttatatttattttcttaatttttagTATAAttactattttataaaaattatatgaGTTTATccatattttgatataaattATACTTTCTTAATCTTTcgtataaattttataaaaacagaGCCATATTATGTTTAAAATTTATCAGTCGATATTTTTTTTTACTAACTAGAgtatttataaaatttatatcgaattgaaaataaaagtaaacataATGTAATTgtcttattttttataatttatactatataataaaagaaaccattttaggGACACGTGGCGCTCTATGAGATAGTCTTAATAgtttttctaaatatttattatggAAAATCagttattgataatattaaatttaaaatttaaaatttacaGAAGAGATTTTAATAATAAAGACAAAGATAActgataataattataataattataatcatatattaattattaaaatctaaaaaatatattagcgttttaaatatttataaagataaagattttatttaattggtagttttaattgtttttatattttgataATAAGGACACGGATAACTGATAATCACAtattataataaaaaattattttaatcaactgtttcgttaaaaggatttattcaatacatgtagaacatatatattttttatacatgTGGTATATTTAGAATCCTACTTTTAATAAAGGGTCTTATTATCCCGTTTTAACTCCAatgaaataaaaatattaaatcataatatccagcttatctcttgtatatttaatatttttactaaaatatttcttttcttttttttctgtTGATTATCCAACATCAGGTATTACGTAAGTTTctaaactaataataaataaaaaaaacaaagtaaaatgttataaaccatgtaatacacaactctctaacctaataaaaaataaagtgagaCGTTACAATAAGTAAATATTACCTCAAGTCATTTTGTTAGAAAACACAATGTGATGACTAAATGTATTACCGGATTACATTATTCGTGTAAGACACGTGTTTATTCAAAGCgtgcaatacacgagtttttaaaaaatgtaactattttattacttagtatataaaattatatttattcaacccgtgtaatacacggggttctaacctagtgtaTTATAGATTAAAGTTATAAAgaatatatataggggaaagttctcatttaaaccttctcacatatgtatgtatgtatgtatgtatgtatgtatgtatgtatgtatgtatgtatatatatatatatatatatatatatatatatagagagagagaggggctcatgcgagaaccacccttattgtgagaaccttgagaaccaatgtgaacacaacctaaaatagctaaaaaaacctaacccccaccccccaaaaaacaATAAAGGGTCTTATTATCCCGTTTTAACTCCAatgaaataaaaatattaaatcataatatccagcttatctcttgtatatttaatatttttactaaaatatttcttttcttttttttctgtTGATTATCCAACATCAGGTATTACGTAAGTTTctaaactaataataaataaaaaaacaaagtaaaatgttataaaccatgtaatacacaactctctaacctaataaaaaataaagtgagacgttacaataagtaaatagtacctcAAGTCATTTTGTTAGAAAACACAATGTGATGACTAAATGTATTACTGGATTACATTATTCGTGTAAGACACGTGTTTATTCAAAGCgtgcaatacacgagtttttaaaaaatgtaactattttattacttagtatataaaattatatttattcaacccgtgtaatacacggggttctaacctagtgtaTTATAGATTAAAGTTATAAAgaatatatataggggaaagttctcatttaaaccttctcacatatgtatgtatatatatatatatatatatatatatagagagagagagagaggggctcatgcgagaaccacccttattgtgagaaccttgagaaccaatgtgaacacaacctaaaatagctaaaaaaacctaacccccacccccaccccccaaaaaacctaaaccccccccccccaaaaaaaaaaaaaaaaaaaaaacctaacccccccccacccccaccccctccccccaagctaaaatgctaaaaactaaacccctaaaaaacttaaaaaaaatctaatttttttttaaatattttttatgctcaaatcgctacttttagtggcaaaatttttttttttccttttttggcttcgaaaagtagcgatttttatataaaaaatattaaaaaaaaactgtgtgatttttagctatttttagacatttttagtgtgttcacattggttctcgcggttctcacaataagaggtggttctcgcatgatcttctccctatatatatagagtaaggttaacatacaaaaagccttatcatacatcacgtaggagacaatggtaaccgttagatcaggggtataatcacgcatgggaccacataatcacgcatgggaccacataatcacgcataggactataatcacgcacgttctatgataataacgcacgttatattttttgtcatgtatgttaatgtaggttaagccttgaagtacattatactttctctatatatatatatatatatatagggcaaggataaatcgaaaacccggttgagttgactaaaccctgaaaacccattaACCACCATTGATTAAGCTTGATGGATGGTTGAGATTCATTTTGGGCACTAGTGAAATTTGAATTCCTTTGTGactattttttaatataaatcaTGTACCTAGAGGGGTAATATGGGAAAAGCTTAATATACTCTCGTAGAAGAGACAAAAGTCTGCATGAGTGTAAGAAGCTTTACATCAATCAGCTGCATCATTACACCCCTAATCCTAAAAACCCTACATCAGTCTACAATTTCAAAAACCACAAAATATTACCAGAGACTCACATAACTCTCTCATACTCTTCAACAACCCCTCTCAAATTAACACCAAAATCACCGGAGAGTCACTCTCTCTCATCATCTTCACCGGAGAGTCGCTCtctctcatcatcttcatcaagcGTATAACTTCATCGACGAAGATATTCAACAAATCACCGTAGAATTTCAACGTTCACCGGAAGAAAAAAATCAGGCTAAAAACGAGAGGGGTTCAGGTGCGTCGCTCTCTTGGTTGACTAAAATCATCAACTTTGTTTTAGCTATTCAGAATTAGGGAGTTTTATAATAGAGATTATAGGGTTTTTTAAGACTTTTGAAAATGCTGGATTGCTTTATACCCATTTGGGTTTTTCTTAATTACAGGTACCATTAGGGGTTTTTGTTGGTTTTAAATAATCTCACTTGTTaaaaaagaaagttgaaaattTTAAGTAGTTATGAATTTTCTTTTAGAGATACAGAGCTGGGATGTGTGAAAATAAAGAATATAAACTTTTAAACAGTTTTCAAAGTGCTCGGTTTCTTCATACATCTGGCTTTTCTGTTAATGACAGGGTAACATTAGGGGGTTTTGGGGATGAACACATGATCAAtttgggggtggggtgggggtgggggtgtgGTTTGTGGGTTAATTTtgattgagaaaaaaaaattacactgaTAGTGTGTACTTGTTCATTCTAAGGAAACAAAACTCTGCTTGCTATAAACTGATCTGGGCCATAGTGATCTACTGTTGATTGGAGTCCTATATTTGTTATCTACTGGTGATATGTGTCTGTTAGAAAAGTCATGTGGTCCATATATTGACTGCCTCTTTATCTCATACTTTT contains the following coding sequences:
- the LOC110890647 gene encoding F-box protein At3g54460; protein product: MDDHNIPDHKLCGYVCIVLSISPSDNRNQIVHNAITQTLSIDSSRVGSELGFVTSNGVVLSLINSDGEGTSKQQRKVQRSEKKLRKLGLVQGSVSVVHQIQALVNSKCVEVVSRVVRVLKRDGGGEVRAVVVVDVYLPIAVWSGWQFPRSKSTAAALFRHLSCDWQARDRMLNFDKSDLDIDRIWNISDCHVLGCNQHCNAPDASRKKLFELHEIFSSLPSVSTQGNLVHSSVNPADDGSTTGFWLFPDDVLINILTALDPLELLRVSSTCRHLRLLASTIMPSMKLKLYPHQQSAVEWMLKRERDPETFSNPMYMKFETKDGFNFSINIVSGQILIGTVPTIRDFRGGMFCDEPGLGKTITALSLILKTLGTLADPPEGVEIIWCKQKDDQKCGYYELGGDSVSCGSVLTAKKTSSGRTGRRGLRCMEESKLNSSEKEPTLCFTAESSTVQCTRSWTVKRNLLNEYDDDNNDDSPSFVLSRKLQKRHKKATGDYVQLNEMWVQCDACRKWRKLVDSQFTDSSAAWFCSMNTDPSYQSCKVPEEPFDTHHSVTYLPGFYTKGTKQGKEENVSFFASVLKEHYSSIDKDTEQELFWLAKLTQDKLLKMETTGLVHPLTGTRVLATGEVRGFHKIFKAFGLVKKLYKETISWHYPKNLVNLAFDVAALKIALCEPLDSVRFYLSRATLIVVPANLVDHWKNQIQRHVKSGQLRVYVWADHKKPLVHNIAWDYDVVITTFSRLSAEWSPKKRSVLMQVHWLRVMFDEGHTLGSSLNLTNKLQLSVSLTASNRWLLTGTPTPNTPNSQLSNLQPMLKFLREEAYGLDQSSWESGILRPFEAKMEEGRTRLLQLLSRCMISARKKDLRMIPPCIKKVTFINFNEEHAKSYNELVVTVRRNILMADWNDPSHVESLLNPKQWKFRSTTIRNVRLSCCVAGHIKVTEAGQDIQETMDILVENGLDPASEEYSFIRYNILFGGNCMRCDEWCRLPVITPCRHLLCLDCVALNSEKCTFPGCDNLYEMQSPETLARPENPNPKWPVPKDLIELQPSYKQDDWNPDWQSTSSSKVSYLVEKLKDLQEANKKTENRISADNDAKEIDELLSPVRRSEASARSNNRSLEKVLIFSQFLEHIHVIEQQLMVAGIKFVGMYSPMHSVNKVKSLATFQHDDECLALLMDGSAALGLDLSFVTHVFLMEPIWDKSMEEQVISRAHRMGATRPIHVETLAMHGTIEEQMLKFLQDTAECGELLKEEYVHEGARARRTLHDFAESNYLAQLGFVRKCSKN